The Dermacentor silvarum isolate Dsil-2018 chromosome 3, BIME_Dsil_1.4, whole genome shotgun sequence region TGAGTACACTGTGTGATTTATAAGATCGAGGTGCGACGACACTACTGACTAATCGCTgcatacaaaggcataaaatgtGTATTTAAGGCCGCGTCGGCGCGTCGTTAGCGCGACTTCTACTCTCAACATGCCATTTAATTACAGCCCTGTATGAATGTATTTTCCTTTTACCTGGCCTCAGTCTTCCTGTCCGTTATACACGATGTCCCAATGCCAGATCTATACGCGTTTAACAAAGAAGGCGGTTATAAGTTATACATCTACGTGTTGTCCTTGTCCGTGTCCCTAGTGCACCCTAATGTTTACAATCCCGAAGCCAATCGCGAAAAGTAATGGTCACGTGAACTTTTGACTCACTTTGATCATGGCTCGTGACAAATCGGGGTCGACCTCGAAATCGCATGACCATTGCTATTCACTAGAGTGCGCAAAACAACGCGTTCCATATTTCGTACCTAATCGGGTGTTGATAGTAGCACACAATCAGCAACCTCGCGCGTCAGAAACATAACACGACGAGGGCTCACATGTACGTGACGTTTCCGTGCCGCCTCATGGCGTTGGCCTCCTCGATCTGCGAGTGGCTGATGTCGGCGCCCACCACGTTCTTGAAGTAGGGGCAGAACAGCTCGGTGCTCTGGCCGGGCCCGCAGCCCACATCAATGCACAGCTCACGCTTGGGCAGCTGCGCGTGAGGACAGGTGACCAGTCCTATAGACTTCACCACATTCAGCTTTCTTGAGTAGGTTGGCACGCACGTGAAAGCAGCATGAATGCATTCGTAGAACAAATTTAGCAGTTTAGCAAGAAACATTCGTCCTGGTTCGGGGATCGAACTTTAAGTCATCGCCTTTCAAGGGCAGACGCTGTACCAAGTTAGATATAGCCGGGAAGATGGTGGGAGGAAAGTGAATCAATGGAGCTCTCCAAGCACTGGTCTGGATAATAAGTTTAATTAATGCATTAATTaattaaggaaggaaggaaggaaggaaggaaggaaggaaggaaggaaggaaggaaggaaggaaggaaggaaggaaggaaggaaggaaggaaggaaggaaggaaggaagcgcaGTGTAATCAGGGCTGAATAGCGTACAGGGTGATTGTAACCTTTTTCGGCCAATTAATCGACAACTCTTAGTGCGGAAACATTGATGTCCCTGCTGGTCGAGTTGTCGAATAATTTGCCAGTTAAGTTTACGAACACCGTTTACGACATTCAGCCCTGATTGCAGCATGGGCATGCCGCGTACAACGGACGCAGCACATATGGATGGCACATATGGACCTCCGATGACATATATGGAGTCAGCGTTATATAGCTGCTGCGAAGTGGCGTGCTTGTATAGCCAAGACAGGAAGTATACACAACTTCCGTCACCTTTTGGTTGACGTACGCTATGACGTCTTGAACCACGAAATCTGGAAGTGTCGGCCTCGCCTGCTTGTACAGCTTCGAAAGGTCGGTGCCGTCGACGCTCAGGTCATACTTGTCCCGTGGACTCTCGTCTTCCAGACCCCTTGTCACCTGACGGCGAGTCCTGATGCATTCCACTGCGACGCAGGGAAGTGCGCTAGATGATCGATGCACGGTTATGCGCGATGGGTAGGCACAAGTACCTAGTAGATATCGTAAATGAATTTAGACAATTTCTAAACTGTCTATAGATATCGCGTAGACTGTACTGCTGTACTAACGATCTGCCCTTTCGGTTATAGAACGTAGACAGACTGCAACCATACGTACCATCCAGTTTTCTATATACAGACATATATGAAGATATCTGCGAGACTAATATGACTTCACAGACTATCTATACACATCTCGGTAAAGTATACGGACTGTATACAGGCAAAAGTTTGTTACAGGGTTAATTCCTTTAGTCTGTTTTGGTCCAGAAATTTACTAACTGGTTCTTCGCACAAAATCTATAAACAAAAGACGAAATTAAGGCTATATAATCCCAGGCTTTCTGCAGGCATTGCGCATACTTTTACGAAAAAACGCCCGTAGAGGTTATATAGAATGCCTGAATAATTTTGTGCGAGACAACACCCGTGTGAATATATTGATATACCATGCAAAATGTTCACAAGTTTAGGACTGTGTTCCCGAAGTCTTTCGATCGTAACCATTGACCAGCCGCCACCACTGCCATGTTCGCTGTCATGATAGGTGGCTGCACCACTGTGGAAACGAAGTTCTGCTCTAGAACACAAGGTCCTGGGTTAGATTCCCATTCGGCGTGACTGTATTCGGTTTCGGCGTAGGTGCACAAACGTCGCATGTACAAAAAAATGAAGAGCCCATCGGAATGTGTGCTGGTCAAATTTAACCCGGCCCTTCAACTGCATAGTCTTTTATAGCCCAGCTGTAGCACCTAACCGTAACACAGCATCAGATCATAAGCTTCTGTAAACCGTCAACAACTCATGAAAAATGCCGCGTAGCTACAAGTGTTCAGCATGTACTCCGCGACATTTTCATCCTGAAGATACGTTTGGTAAACACACATCGAGAAGTCATGCAGTACTATAGTCGCCCATGCGAAGCCTTTAAAATCACATTCGCGTGTCACCATCGCCGTCTGTAAATGTGGGCGCTTAAATTTGCTTACAAATGTTTTCGAAAAACTAACAATAGTAAATTCCGAACCTCATCGCAGCCTCCGAATATGCAGTTTTTGTGCACGATCAGACACTGGTGCGAAGACCACGTTTCCACTGAGCGTCACCCGTTTCATCTGGGTGGAAGCTTAGGTTTTCTTTTGTGTTCAAGTCACCAACGCTCCACGAGTTCGTACACATTCTGCCGTATGGCCGTAATAATGTCATCAGCCGGGCCTAAAGCGTCGTAGCAATATCACGCGCTAGACCAGTGCGCCTGCCTTGCATGGGCCATGCTCGGGCATGACCTCTCGATAAAATCCAAGACTTTGACCACAGTGCTATACGACGGTTGCCTTAATTTGCAAGGGTCCTTTGGTCGCGAGCGCGTCTAGTAATCCTTGGCTCGCATCGAAAAGGAACGCTATGAATCCCAACCAGCTCCTTGCTTTGGACCTTAAGTATATGCCGCGAAGCCGTTAAGTAGCGAAATTTTCAACTCACGCAAGGAATTTCGTCTCCAGAGAGCTCGAAGCAGTAGCATGAGTGTTGCGGAAGGCTTGAAATGTCACTGTGAGGAAATGTTCAGAACGTTCCAAACTGTAGCCACCAGCGCTTTCTTCTTGTGGTTAGGTTCTTCTCtaatgatgatgctgctgctcaACTGTGGCACGTGCCCAATTCAAGGAATATGCCAAGTGAGATAAACATTTGTGCGTattgaaaagaagaaaacatgGGATTATCCTACCAGCTGTTAGATAGCATTGGCGCCCCTTGGAAGGTTAGAAAATAATATTATAAATAAAGTTAAGGATAACATAATAAGCCTGCGTTTTCCGGTCTGACTATAAATTCGACTCCGTTTTCCTCTTCTAAAAACACccgattctttctttctttctttctttctttctttctttctttctttctttctttctttctttctttctttctttctttctttctttctttctttcttgcttgcttgcttgcttgcttgcttgcttgcttctgtAAGCCCGTCGCTCTGCTTTGCCTTTCATATATCGCTTACTTCATTCATTTGTTTTGTCCACTTGTTTCTCTTTCCATCCCTTCGTCGTGTTTTTCATTCGTCTGACGTGTCTCATCACACACGtggctcgaaagaaacagctgcGCACCATGCTTTATATCTGTCCGTATTGCAGCACGAAATAGCAAGCTCTGTGCACCTCGCTTGAGGAATATTGCACTCGTTTAATGTCAGAAAGAAAGGTATAAGGATAGTGGTCGCAACGGACGTCTGAGCGCTAGAGGCTGCGCTATTTCGATTCTTGCGGACTGCGGGCCTGCGCAGCAGGCTGTAAGAGATTTATTATGAGAGAAAAGCTGTGAGGTCGGCCTGAACTGCTAGGCTCTAGTCTGCTACTTAGCGACGCGGAAGGGGAACACAAGGAGAGGGAGAAAGTGAAAATTATGACATGGAGAAAAAAGgcatgaataaaaaagaaaagcaaaaattaTGGCATGGAACAATCCTCGATGATTATCTAAGTCAATGCAAAACATTTCTCTCCTGCTCACGCCCTTCCGGGGAAACGCTCACTCGAGGACCGCCCTACGCGTGGGCCGCGACACCCTGACAACGTACGATCGGAACCAGAGGTGATCGCAGACGCTACACGCCGCACCAAATTCGTCTTCCACAAAGTGCTTTTGAAAGTACGCGTCGGCGTCCCGCAAGTGGCGGTCCTCCAACCGGTGCCGCTTGGCGTGGAGGCCTATTCGGCGGCCGTTCGCTTACAGTAGCGCTGTTCTTCTGCCGCGCGCCGCGTCTCTTGTTCGCGCTCCACGGCCGAGCGTATATCGTCAGCCCATCGCTTCACCCACTGCCTCGCCACTTGGGTACGCACCGCATACTTCTGTACTCTCTGCGGAACCTTTGCACTCTCCCGCTTGATAATTTCGAGGGGGCTCTTTGGAAGTAGAGGCCTACGCGCAACATAGCGCAGCTAGCGCAACCGAACCACGTCTATTTGTGACGCGCACGCACGTGCCGACGAGTGGAGCAAGGAGAGGAGACGCCACGCCAGTTGCGGTGTGCGAGCCATGGAGGTAAGAAACATGGTGCGTGCGGACGCGTGGAGCAAGGAGGGGCCTAGCCAATAGCAGCCAGCGAGCGAGCGTATGCGGGTGCACAGACATCAGCGACGAACTCTGTGACCTGGACGGCCTCGCGTTTGACCATGACTCCGACTAGGCAAAGAAATTACTTAAAAGAATTAACCGAAACACTTATTACATATCACTGTACTTGTTGCTGACATCTTTCCTGTCCTTGTACTTCACTTTGGGTCGAACCTCCACGCAGCGTTACACTCTGATCACAGTCGCATAACCATGAGAAATGCGTTTCTTGGTGTTGTTGTTGCGTTTCTTGTTCAGTTTCCCACACTGAatgtcttcttctttttcttcatttgtgCACGAAAGGACGTTGCTCGCACGAATTTTCGATCGTTGACCGCAATCGATACCGCACAAAACAGTGCAATACTTAAAGCGCATAATAATGCGGCAGCTATCACGTCACTACTTCGCATTATGGGCAGTATTTGCAGACTAGTTAACTGTAGTAAACTGGGCCCCATTCTGGGTAACCGGCCAACCATTTCCCTTTCTCTACACTATATATCTATCTCGCTCACTGCGGAGGTAGCCGTCAGGCAAGAAACTGGCTAGGCTCTTCAGATAGTCGGCGACTTTGCGGCTTAGGCTTTAGCACAAGCATTTGAACTTTCCGCGAATGATAATGATTAAGTGGCTGATTAGTACGGGCCTTTATTGGGTTCGCTCTCAGCTGACGCTATTCTTCATGTATGCCTACTCAAAAGTTTACGTAATAGCTTACGTATCGTTCTCTTTTCCctttttcttctcttcctctttAAGTACCTTTAGAACTTATAAAGCAGCGAATGCATGGTAAGTAAACAAGCAAAAGCAAATAAGTGACTAAACACGTTCATGCCAATCGACATCAGGCTGCGCGACGTGTCAGCGCGTGAACGCGGGTGCACGCGCGCTTGCCGCGAATCTGAGAAGAAGCCATGTCTCTGAACTGGGCGGCCGCGTTCGTCGCGATCCTCTACTACCTGACGGTCATCTTCGTGGGCGTCTGGGCCGGTCGCAAGGTGCACATCCACGACTCGTCAGAGCGACGCCGTCGCAGCAGCGCCAAGCAGGGCACGCCAACGTCGCCACAGCTCAGCATTAGCGCGGGTGACCAATACGTGAGGAACCTGCTCGTCGCCAACAGGAGCCTGCCGCTGGTCCTTAGCTGCGGATCCATGACCGGTAAGGACATAATGGCAGCGCCGCGGTCGAACGCAAAGCAGGAGACACGCGGTGCGACGCGGCACTAGACATTATATCCGTGCGTCGCCCACACTGCTGGAACCTGCAGGAACCTGGTGGAACCTGTTAGAAACTTGTTGAATGTGGTTGGTGGTATATACGACAGGTCGTACGTCGGATCGCACGCTGGATCGTACCGTGTGCATGCTGCTGAGCGTACCAGAACACCTGTTACTGAACGCAATAAAAGAGTTACTACATTCTCTTGAGTATGCTTCGTAGACAGCGTAGCCAGCTGGTCTGTGAACTTGATAATTGCCCTGTCTTTCCCTTTGTTCCTCTCCTCCTCCGGCACAGAAGATCCCCCAAAGATCGAGCGTACATGGGACGTATGACTTGCCCTTATAGCAACAAACAAGGACGCTTTTGCGGCCTCTCGCGATGGTTACGTGCAACGAAACGGTGCATCAGGCAGGTATTAGAGAACTTTGTTCCGGCCAAAGTTAATCGAAGCGCTGGCTTTATGCATAAGAAAAAAGATAACTGGCACATCTGTTGTTTCATTCACGCACCATGTCGTCAGTTTGTGGTACAGTTTATCTGGTGCCACGAACTGAGATGCGGAATAATAGCGAAGCGTCCTTCAGTGCGCAGCGCAGGACAGTGCCTTGTTCTGTACACGGTCGTCCTTTCCTCGCCTTCTACGCTACGTGCTTAAACGTACACTCTAAATATGTCGCACTGCACGGTGATTGTTTTCGAATACATTTATATGGCTCTCGCCTGAAATGAATTTGCAGCCACGTGGGTTGGAGGCGGCTACCTGAACGCAACTGCCGAGGCGGTCTTCCAGCACGGCCTGCTGCACACGTACGCTCCGTTCGGCTACACCCTTAGCCTGCTGCTGGGTGAGTTAGCTCTGCCACAGCTGAACGCACTTCGAAGGAATTGGTTGTTTTAAGTATACTGGGGAGTAGTTTCAGTAGCAACAAACTACTAGAGTTTGACCGTGTAGATAGATGACTGGCTGGATGTTGTCAGCAACCACTTCATGCAGCGCGGGGTAATGGTGTGTGCCACCGAACTCTCTTTTGCCCTTCTGCTTTGCATCACCTTTGTTCTTGAGATCGCTGCTGGACGCagcgtggtggctcagtggctaaggcacCGTGTttttgagcacgaggtcgcgggtgcaATTCCCGgcttcggcggccgcatttcgatgggagtgaaatgcaataatgctcgtgtaccgtgcatttttAGGTGCAAATAATTTGGGTGCACGCTAAACAACCTCTGGTGGGCAAAATTGATCCGTAACCCTCCGCTACGGTGTCCATCATAACGTACTGCGCTGTTTCGGGACGATGAACCTCTGCAATTTAATTTAAGCATCGTTGCACTGCGCGCGCGTTGTGTGTGTTGCGTGGCTGTTCTAAACATGTTCGCGCCGTCTTATTGTCGCAGGCGGCCTCTTCTTCGCCGGTAGAATGCGGCTGAGCGACGCGATGACCATGCTGGACCCGTTCCAGAAGCACTACGGCCGCTGGATGGGACTGCTGCTGGCTCTGCCGGCCGTCGGCAGTGAAGTCCTCTGGTCGGGAGCCATTCTGTCCGCTCTCGGTATGACGATCATGGCGTGGCGGGAGGAGCGTATCTGTCATAAGACTTCGGACCGCTCAaacaatattcacaagaaaacgaCAGCGTACAATAAGGCACCAACCAAACACCTAAAGATAAACGTCAAGTTTAACTCTATTCGCAGAAAACCGAAAGAGAGAAAGGCCTAAAAGTGACACCTTTGTGAAGTTTCCGTAGCAGTTCCTCGTGACGTCATGAGTTTTGACAATGTTTCCTTATAGCTAGTTAATTTAATATCAATAAGGAATGACTACATAGCACACTGAATGGGAGCGAGAATTCAATTGCGAAACTTTTGGGAACTTTTCCTGCGTAAGGAACGATCCATGCACGAGGAAATACCACAGTCTGGGACGTCACACTCACGCTTCCACTAAAATactgtagcgaagtgacgcagcagttagttgttggacgcatcagctcaccagggagacgacgatgaagggggatgagctctggcagcggcaggtgcagatcggcaggtacgacgacaagaAGTAACGtttgaagaaactagatttatttaacttggcattaacttAGTTCATAAAAACTGTACACACAtattatacatgaaacgatgtcataccgatcgtcgacggcctgcctgaccggcctggtctcccgtggtgaagtggcgccgtgggctgctgtgtccttgctcactccaaaatgacccaaaaccccttccttaaatgtggTTCCACAGCATCcacggggcccgcggacccgtgggagacgcaagcctctattcgtcaatcaggcaagccgtcgtgctccaataggg contains the following coding sequences:
- the LOC119445185 gene encoding high-affinity choline transporter 1-like gives rise to the protein MSLNWAAAFVAILYYLTVIFVGVWAGRKVHIHDSSERRRRSSAKQGTPTSPQLSISAGDQYVRNLLVANRSLPLVLSCGSMTATWVGGGYLNATAEAVFQHGLLHTYAPFGYTLSLLLGGLFFAGRMRLSDAMTMLDPFQKHYGRWMGLLLALPAVGSEVLWSGAILSALENRKRERPKSDTFVKFP